Proteins encoded in a region of the Ptychodera flava strain L36383 chromosome 4, AS_Pfla_20210202, whole genome shotgun sequence genome:
- the LOC139130799 gene encoding nephrocystin-3-like, translated as MAEWALVYLGLKRFLRPCGSSGEGRLDFYHRSISKAVRNIYFAGGSKELKQWWHKRLADYFEQSTDTERRAEEFPYHLDTIDDMNRLQECLLEWPMFETMYKEETKIELMRYWRLVGGYDLAAKLYGDKLKQEMEAVVPNESAEDKKKRESDNMRINKLVSRFLTDIGQYDAARQKLGEAIEFHLSEFGEDDTESLFTLVKLCYDEAIKFVYGSHPGYRKCCRLGSEYASKCLEAYKKKGVAENDPSLGQFYLYCGYFLSENYYEKAKAIYKDTGDKRGLAQALYMHAEKFQYDSSFSTSRDMYEESLKLCLPEFGEFHQCTARCYQLYGQLYWNRWSQQMDPQWSTYMEPCLDLYKKELKILETLLGPLHPTVVRSREDVIIILQTLGRDGDASKLQEEQPDDSKLIVQ; from the exons ATGGCCGAG TGGGCTTTGGTCTATCTGGGTCTGAAGAGATTTTTACGACCGTGTGGAAGCTCTGGTGAAGGTCGATTAGACTTCTATCATCGTTCTATCAGCAAGGCTGTCAGGAATATTTACTTCGCTGGTGGATCCAAGGAACTGAAACAGTGGTGGCATAAGAGACTTGCAGATTACTTTGAACAGAG TACGGACACGGAGCGACGCGCAGAAGAATTCCCATATCACCTGGATACCATAGATGACATGAACAGACTGCAGGAATGTCTCTTAGAATGGCCCATGTTTGAAACCATGTACAAAGAGGAGACGAAGATAGAATTGATGAGGTACTGGAGACTTGTCGGCGGATACGACCTAGCAGCCAAACTTTACGGGGATAAACTTAAACAAGAAATGGAAGCGGTAGTGCCTAATGAG TCGGCAGAAGACAAGAAAAAGCGAGAGAGCGACAATATGAGGATAAACAAATTGGTTAGCCGATTTTTAACAGATATCGGTCAATACGATGCAGCAAGACAGAAACTTGGTGAAGCTATTGAATTCCATTTGTCTGAATTCGGAGAAGACGACACTGAGAGCCTTTTCACGttggttaaactttgttacGATGAAG CGATAAAATTTGTTTATGGGTCACATCCCGGGTATAGAAAATGCTGTAGACTCGGTAGCGAGTACGCAAGCAAATGTTTAGAG GCTTACAAGAAAAAAGGTGTGGCGGAGAACGACCCATCACTTGGGCAATTCTACTTGTACTGTGGGTATTTTCTGAGTGAGAACTACTACGAGAAAGCCAAGGCAATATATAAAGATACTGGTGACAAGAGAGGGTTGGCACAGgctttgtacatgcatgcagaGAAATTCCAGTATGATTCTA GTTTTAGTACATCACGAGACATGTACGAGGAATCCTTGAAACTGTGTCTGCCTGAATTTGGTGAATTCCACCAATGTACGGCCAGGTGTTATCAGTTGTATGGTCAACTCTACTGGAATCGATGGAGCCAACAAATGGATCCTCAATGGTCGACCTACATGGAACCCTGTCTGGATCTCTACAAGAAAGAGTTGAAGATTTTGGAAACTCTGCTTGGACCGTTGCATCCCACCGTTGTTCGCTCTCGAGAAGATGTGATCATAATCTTGCAGACTTTAGGGCGGGATGGTGATGCAAGTAAACTTCAAGAGGAACAGCCAGATGATAGCAAACTAATCGTACAATAA